A window from Solanum stenotomum isolate F172 chromosome 7, ASM1918654v1, whole genome shotgun sequence encodes these proteins:
- the LOC125871199 gene encoding putative homeobox-leucine zipper protein ATHB-51 encodes MDWNGNIRPFVSRPVIDNSFNFLYNYNYDQYQGMEMKHAMQTQHGGVQVPTMDNNNNNFVLNQHQLDKKKRLSSDQLESLENSFQEEIKLDPDRKMKLAKELGLQPRQIAVWFQNRRARWKAKQLERLYDSLKQDYDVVSREKQKLQDEVLALRAILKEQATKKQVNSTVYTEISGEETVESTSMPSSNKTITRGITISNHQNNNNIINNNNNNNIAECSYVFNNVVDGLNPVMPTYWATLPTYP; translated from the exons ATGGATTGGAATGGAAATATTAGACCTTTTGTTTCAAGACCAgttattgataattctttcaattttctctACAACTACAATTATGACCAATATCAAG gtaTGGAAATGAAGCATGCAATGCAAACACAACATGGTGGAGTACAAGTCCCAACAAtggacaacaacaacaacaactttGTACTCAATCAACATCAATTGGACAAGAAGAAAAGGTTGTCAAGTGATCAATTAGAGTCACTAGAAAATAGTTTCCAAGAAGAGATAAAACTTGATCCAGACAGGAAAATGAAATTGGCTAAAGAACTTGGATTACAACCAAGACAAATTGCTGTTTGGTTCCAAAATAGGAGAGCTAGATGGAAGGCTAAACAACTTGAAAGACTCTATGATTCACTTAAACAAGACTATGATGTTGTTTCAAGGGAAAAACAAAAGCTTCAAGATGAG GTATTGGCATTAAGAGCAATTTTGAAGGAACAAGCCACAAAGAAACAAGTAAATTCCACAGTTTACACTGAAATATCAGGTGAAGAAACAGTTGAAAGCACATCAATGCCAAGTTCCAACAAGACAATTACAAGAGGAATTACTATAAGtaaccatcaaaataataataatattattaataataacaataataacaatattgcTGAATGTAGCTATGTTTTTAATAATGTTGTAGATGGGCTTAATCCAGTGATGCCAACTTATTGGGCCACTTTGCCAACATATCCATGA
- the LOC125871509 gene encoding F-box protein PP2-A15-like, with translation MGASLSSLTENESTANGRPGLGDIPENCVACVFMYLTPPEICNLARLNHAFRGAASSDSVWDSKLPSNYHHLLDVLPQRIYEGLSKKDIFAFLCRPVPFDDGNKEVWLDRISGRICMSISTKAMLITSGEDRRHWNWFPTEESRFHVVAYCQQVWWFEVSGSVKFPFPPDIYTLTFRVRLGKFYKRLGRRVCNFEHTHGWDLGPVRYELFTSDGQHAVSEYSLDDSDQDDANANLKRGDWIEYKVGEFIVSKSDPATEVRFSMKQIDCTHSKGGLCVDSVSIAPSDLKAGRRKGVSKYQ, from the exons ATGGGCGCATCATTGTCCAGCCTAACGGAGAACGAATCGACGGCCAACGGTAGACCAGGTCTCGGCGATATACCGGAAAATTGTGTAGCCTGTGTGTTTATGTACCTTACCCCACCGGAAATCTGTAATCTTGCTAGACTTAACCACGCCTTTCGTGGAGCTGCATCTTCTGACTCCGTTTGGGATTCTAAGCTTCCGTCTAATTACCACCACCTGCTCGACGTTTTGCCTCAGAGAATATACGAAGGTCTTTCCAAAAAAGACATCTTTGCTTTCTTATGTCGTCCTGTTCCATTTGATGACGGCAATAAG GAAGTTTGGTTGGATAGAATTAGTGGAAGGATTTGTATGTCTATCTCCACGAAAGCAATGTTGATAACTAGTGGTGAAGACAGAAGACATTGGAACTGGTTTCCTACTGAAGAGTCAAG GTTCCATGTCGTGGCGTATTGCCAGCAAGTATGGTGGTTTGAAGTAAGCGGGTCAGTGAAGTTCCCATTTCCTCCAGATATATACACACTAACATTTAGGGTCCGCCTTGGGAAATTTTACAAGAGACTTGGTCGACGTGTTTGCAACTTTGAGCATACTCATGGATGGGATTTAGGGCCAGTTCGATATGAACTGTTTACATCTGATGGGCAACATGCAGTGAGTGAGTACTCCCTAGATGATAGCGATCAGGATGATGCAAATGCGAATCTAAAGCGTGGCGACTGGATAGAGTACAAGGTGGGTGAATTTATAGTGAGTAAGTCCGACCCTGCTACTGAAGTCAGATTTTCAATGAAACAGATTGATTGCACACATTCAAAAGGTGGACTCTGTGTAGATTCTGTATCGATTGCCCCAAGTGATCTGAAAGCAGGTAGAAGAAAAGGGGTGTCAAAGTATCAGTAA
- the LOC125871679 gene encoding nonsense-mediated mRNA decay protein 2, with translation MDSGSLYSNMGPGMLGLEMSLHHQIPQQNTHHHLHQQPPPHPQPPSHHPMVSFAHQENADNQQQTLRQVFPFGNNKAKNQSLNFSDDDEPVPGVSADNNSTDDGKRNGNKTCPWQRMKWTDNMVRLLIMVVYYIGDEVGSEGNNNNDSSGKKKGGSGSGGGGGGGGVVGVLQKKGKWKSVSRAMMERGFYVSPQQCEDKFNDLNKRYKRVNDILGKGTSCRVVENQKLLETMDHLSPKMKEEVKKLLNSKHLFFREMCAYHNSCGHNGGSGGGASGSGVANPQTHQNQSEQQQRCLHSSENTNARIGASLVEGPKMPKGASGENDEENEDEEDEDEDEEDDDDEVSGARGHDHDHQCHVEEDDDMNERSRKRQRKLGTSSPIVQQLSTELANVVQDRGRSPLEKMQWMKTKMIQLEEQHVSYLCQAFELQKQRLKWKKFISKKEREMERDKLINERKKLENERMVLLLKQKELELLDYHQHHPNNNNRNSDPSSVTG, from the coding sequence ATGGATTCTGGTAGTTTATATTCAAATATGGGTCCTGGTATGTTAGGATTAGAAATGTCATTGCATCATCAAATCCCTCAACAGAACACTCACCATCACTTGCATCAACAACCTCCACCTCACCCCCAGCCCCCATCCCACCACCCCATGGTTTCATTTGCACATCAAGAAAATGCTGATAACCAACAACAAACATTGAGGCAAGTGTTTCCATTTGGTAACAACAAGGCTAAAAATCAAAGCTTGAATTTTAGTGATGATGATGAACCTGTTCCTGGTGTTAGTGCTGACAATAATAGTACAGATGATGGAAAAAGGAATGGTAATAAAACTTGTCCTTGGCAAAGAATGAAGTGGACTGATAACATGGTGAGGTTGTTGATTATGGTGGTTTATTATATTGGTGATGAAGTTGGTTCTGAAGGGAATAACAATAATGATTCTAGTGGAAAAAAGAAAGGTGGTAGTGGTagtggtgggggtgggggtggaggTGGGGTTGTAGGGGTTTTGCAAAAAAAGGGGAAATGGAAATCAGTTTCTAGAGCAATGATGGAAAGGGGTTTTTATGTGTCTCCACAACAATGTGAAGACAAATTCAATGACTTGAATAAGAGGTACAAGAGGGTTAATGACATTCTTGGTAAAGGTACTTCTTGTAGAGTTGTGGAGAATCAAAAGTTGCTTGAAACAATGGATCATTTATCACCAAAGATGAAAGAAGAAGTGAAGAAGTTGTTGAATTCTAAGCACTTGTTTTTTAGAGAAATGTGTGCTTATCATAATAGTTGTGGTCATAATGGTGGTAGTGGTGGTGGTGCTAGTGGGAGTGGAGTTGCTAATCCACAAACTCATCAAAACCAATCAGAGCAGCAACAGAGGTGTTTGCATTCATCAGAAAATACAAATGCAAGAATTGGTGCTAGTTTAGTagaagggcctaaaatgccAAAAGGGGCAAGTGGGGAAAATGATGAGGAGAATGAGGACGAGGAGGATGAGGATGAAGATGAGGAGGACGACGATGATGAGGTGTCTGGTGCTAGAGGACACGACCACGACCATCAGTGCCACGTAGAGGAGGACGATGACATGAATGAAAGATCGAGAAAGAGGCAAAGAAAGTTGGGAACTTCATCACCAATTGTACAACAATTGAGTACTGAATTGGCTAATGTAGTTCAAGATAGAGGGAGGAGTCCACTTGAGAAGATGCAATGGATGAAAACTAAAATGATACAATTAGAAGAACAACATGTTAGCTATTTGTGCCAAGCATTTGAACTCCAAAAGCAAAGATTGAAATGGAAGAAATTTATAAGCAAGAAGGAGAGGGAAATGGAAAGGGATAAACTAATCAATGAGAGGAAAAAATTGGAGAATGAAAGAATGGTACTTTTGTTGAAGCAAAAAGAGCTTGAACTTCTTGATTATCATCAACACCATCCAAACAATAACAATAGGAATAGTGACCCTTCTTCTGTTACTGGATGA